A single window of Usitatibacter rugosus DNA harbors:
- a CDS encoding RelA/SpoT family protein: MPALGIHTATATGAKVGGVALPGPGAEELTSALGYLKPADIEQIEQAYEVARAAHSGQFRKSGEPYITHPLAVAKILAEWHLDAQAMMAAILHDVVEDTPTTKSEIAKRFGKPVAELVDGVSKIDRIEFATLQHAQAENFRKMLLAMARDVRVILIKLADRLHNMRTLDAVHAEKQERVAKETLEIYAPIANRLGLSSLYYELEDLGFRYMHPTRFKVLDKALKKARGNRRDAVGKIAEQIKDRLKEFKVDAQVTGREKHISSIYKKMQEKNISFSEVFDIYGFRIIVPDVSQAYLALGALHTMYKPIPGKFKDYVAIPKANGYQSLHTTLFGPFGMPLEIQIRTADMHKVAEAGVASHWLYKADETDAKGVQLKSQWLQSLLEIQSESGDALEFLEHIKVDLFPDEVYVFSPKGKIFSLPKGATAIDFSYAVHTDVGNHCVSARINGEPVPLGTVLRNGDRIEIITDPQARPNPAWLSYVGTGKARSHIRHYLKTMQSAESAEVGELLLVQALRSLKANPDEISEAHWKGFFKGDSAKTREEVLADIGLGKRLAVVVAKMLLSKPDTHAEGGEADHHHQHLDSITIRGTEGMAVQFAPCCRPIPGDPIIAQIKKGQGLVVHTHDCPAIHPFHFDPEKWVDVQWDPAPERLFEVNVRLTAANQRGVLARLAAEISDADSNIDHIETEQKPSPAFTTIVFTVQVKSRMHLAHVFRRLRRIPEVVRISRLKRKPQ; this comes from the coding sequence ATGCCCGCGCTCGGCATCCACACCGCCACCGCGACTGGAGCCAAGGTCGGTGGGGTCGCGCTGCCCGGACCCGGCGCCGAAGAGCTGACCTCCGCCCTCGGCTATCTCAAGCCGGCGGACATCGAGCAGATCGAGCAAGCCTACGAAGTCGCGCGCGCCGCGCACTCGGGCCAGTTCCGCAAGTCCGGCGAGCCCTACATCACCCATCCGCTCGCCGTCGCGAAGATCCTCGCCGAGTGGCACCTCGACGCGCAGGCCATGATGGCCGCGATCCTCCACGACGTGGTCGAGGACACGCCCACCACCAAGAGCGAGATCGCCAAGCGCTTCGGCAAGCCCGTGGCCGAACTGGTCGACGGCGTCTCCAAGATCGACCGCATCGAGTTCGCGACGCTGCAGCACGCGCAGGCCGAGAACTTCCGCAAGATGCTGCTCGCGATGGCGCGCGACGTCCGCGTCATCCTCATCAAGCTCGCCGACCGCCTGCACAACATGCGCACGCTGGATGCGGTGCATGCGGAAAAGCAGGAGCGGGTCGCCAAGGAAACGCTCGAGATCTACGCGCCCATCGCCAACCGCCTGGGCCTGTCCTCGCTCTACTACGAGCTGGAGGACCTCGGCTTCCGCTACATGCACCCGACGCGCTTCAAGGTCCTCGACAAGGCCCTGAAGAAAGCGCGCGGCAACCGCCGCGACGCGGTGGGCAAGATCGCCGAGCAGATCAAGGACCGGCTGAAGGAATTCAAGGTCGACGCGCAGGTGACCGGCCGCGAGAAGCACATCTCCTCGATCTACAAGAAGATGCAGGAGAAGAACATCTCGTTCTCCGAGGTGTTCGACATCTACGGCTTCCGCATCATCGTGCCGGACGTGTCGCAGGCCTATCTCGCGCTCGGCGCGCTGCACACGATGTACAAGCCGATCCCGGGCAAGTTCAAGGACTACGTCGCGATCCCGAAGGCCAACGGCTACCAGTCGCTGCACACCACGCTCTTCGGCCCCTTCGGCATGCCGCTGGAGATCCAGATCCGCACGGCGGACATGCACAAGGTGGCGGAGGCGGGCGTTGCTTCCCATTGGCTCTACAAGGCCGACGAGACGGATGCGAAGGGCGTGCAACTGAAGAGCCAGTGGCTGCAGTCGCTGCTGGAGATCCAGAGCGAGTCCGGAGATGCGCTGGAGTTCCTCGAGCACATCAAGGTCGACCTCTTCCCCGACGAGGTCTACGTCTTCTCGCCCAAGGGCAAGATCTTCTCGCTGCCGAAGGGTGCGACCGCCATCGATTTCAGCTACGCCGTGCACACGGACGTGGGCAACCATTGCGTCTCGGCGCGCATCAACGGCGAGCCGGTGCCGCTGGGCACGGTGCTGCGCAACGGCGACCGCATCGAGATCATCACCGACCCGCAGGCGCGGCCGAATCCCGCGTGGCTCTCGTACGTCGGCACGGGCAAGGCGCGCTCGCACATCCGGCACTACCTCAAGACCATGCAGTCGGCGGAGAGCGCGGAAGTGGGCGAGCTCCTGCTGGTACAGGCGCTGCGCTCATTGAAGGCCAATCCCGACGAGATCTCCGAGGCGCACTGGAAGGGCTTCTTCAAGGGCGACAGTGCGAAGACGCGCGAGGAAGTCCTCGCCGACATCGGCCTGGGCAAGCGCCTCGCGGTCGTCGTCGCGAAGATGCTGCTGTCCAAGCCTGATACGCACGCCGAAGGCGGCGAGGCCGATCATCACCACCAGCACCTCGACTCGATCACCATCCGCGGCACCGAGGGCATGGCCGTTCAGTTCGCGCCGTGCTGCCGTCCGATCCCGGGCGACCCGATCATCGCGCAGATCAAGAAGGGCCAGGGCCTGGTGGTGCACACGCACGATTGCCCTGCCATCCACCCGTTCCACTTCGATCCGGAGAAATGGGTCGACGTGCAGTGGGACCCGGCGCCCGAGCGCCTCTTCGAGGTGAACGTCCGGCTCACCGCCGCCAACCAGCGCGGCGTGCTCGCGCGCCTGGCGGCCGAGATCTCCGACGCCGACTCGAACATCGACCACATCGAGACCGAGCAGAAGCCCAGCCCGGCCTTCACGACGATCGTCTTCACCGTGCAGGTGAAGAGCCGAATGCACCTGGCGCACGTGTTCCGCAGGCTCCGCCGCATCCCCGAGGTCGTGCGCATCTCGCGGCTCAAACGCAAACCGCAGTGA
- a CDS encoding RidA family protein, protein MKPISTPDAPAAIGPYSQAVRAGDTVYLSGQVGFDPKTMQLVDGFENQVKQVFDNLEAVCKAAGGNFGHVVRLTIFLVDLGKFSVVNEMMAARFKEPFPARVTIGVASLPRGAQVEIDAILHLVR, encoded by the coding sequence ATGAAACCGATCTCCACACCCGACGCTCCGGCCGCCATCGGCCCTTATTCGCAGGCGGTCCGCGCCGGCGACACCGTGTACCTCTCCGGCCAGGTCGGGTTCGACCCGAAGACGATGCAGCTCGTCGACGGTTTCGAGAACCAGGTGAAGCAGGTGTTCGACAACCTCGAGGCCGTGTGCAAGGCCGCGGGCGGCAACTTCGGCCACGTCGTTCGCCTCACCATCTTCCTCGTCGACCTCGGCAAGTTCTCCGTGGTGAACGAGATGATGGCGGCGCGCTTCAAGGAGCCCTTTCCCGCCCGCGTGACGATCGGCGTGGCCTCGCTGCCGCGCGGCGCCCAGGTCGAGATCGACGCGATCCTCCACCTCGTCCGCTAG
- the recG gene encoding ATP-dependent DNA helicase RecG: MPFSPAVEKQLEKLGIRATRDLALHLPLRYEDETKLTPLKDARIGESVVVEAEVVEADVKYRPRKTLVVKLTDGERDLWIRFLNFYPSQVKQMQPGKRLRLFGEMRPGLFGVEMVHPKYRIVGKDTPMPKSLTPVYPTTTGLSQHELRTMIEGALDKLALEDTLDDDLLAELRLGHFRESVHFLHRPPPKVDRASLDERTHPAWRRLKFDELLAQQLAMRIAYRERRSKVAPKLPDKHTLTNALVKSLPFPLTRAQKKSIATISKDLAQPHPMRRLLQGDVGSGKTLVAAVAAMQAIENQWQVALMAPTEILAEQHESKLRHWLEPLGVKVAWVAGSLKARAKKQALDAIAAGETQLAIGTHALFQEDVHFAKLGLAIVDEQHRFGVGQRLALAAKGIEPHQLMMSATPIPRTLSMSYYADLDVSVIDEMPPGRMPVLTKLVDDARRDEVVQRVRDACAEGAQAYWVCPLIEESEALQLKTALETFETLKTTFPDLAVGLVHGRLKGSEKAQVMDDFKQKRIQLLVATTVIEVGVDVPNATLMVIEHAERLGLSQLHQLRGRVGRGSQESLAILLYHRPLSEAARARLKIIYENTDGFEIARQDLLMRGPGEYLGARQSGAPLLRFADLERDVDLIETARDVADRLIAEGSPAAVKHLERWLGTKRFYLKA; this comes from the coding sequence GTGCCCTTCAGCCCCGCGGTCGAGAAGCAGCTCGAGAAGCTCGGCATCCGCGCCACGCGCGACCTCGCGCTCCATCTCCCGCTGCGCTATGAAGACGAAACCAAGCTCACCCCGCTGAAGGACGCGCGCATCGGCGAATCCGTCGTCGTCGAGGCGGAGGTGGTCGAAGCCGACGTGAAATACCGGCCGCGGAAGACCCTCGTCGTGAAGCTCACCGACGGCGAGCGCGATCTCTGGATCCGCTTCCTCAATTTCTATCCCAGCCAGGTGAAGCAGATGCAGCCCGGCAAGCGCCTGCGCCTCTTCGGCGAGATGCGCCCCGGCCTCTTCGGCGTCGAGATGGTCCACCCGAAGTACCGCATCGTGGGCAAGGACACGCCGATGCCCAAGTCGCTGACGCCCGTGTACCCGACCACCACCGGCCTCTCGCAGCACGAGCTGCGCACGATGATCGAGGGCGCGCTGGACAAGCTCGCGCTCGAGGACACGCTCGACGACGACCTGCTCGCGGAGCTTCGCCTGGGGCACTTCCGCGAGAGCGTGCATTTCCTCCACCGCCCACCGCCCAAGGTCGACCGCGCGAGCCTCGATGAGCGCACGCACCCCGCCTGGCGGCGCCTCAAGTTCGACGAGCTCCTCGCCCAGCAGCTCGCCATGCGCATCGCCTACCGCGAACGGCGCTCGAAGGTGGCACCGAAGCTGCCCGACAAGCACACGCTCACCAATGCGTTGGTGAAGTCGCTCCCGTTCCCGCTCACCCGGGCGCAGAAGAAGTCCATCGCCACCATCTCGAAGGACCTCGCGCAGCCGCACCCGATGCGAAGGCTGCTGCAGGGCGATGTCGGCAGCGGCAAGACGCTCGTGGCCGCGGTGGCCGCCATGCAGGCGATCGAGAACCAGTGGCAGGTCGCGTTGATGGCGCCCACGGAGATCCTCGCCGAGCAGCACGAGTCGAAGCTGCGCCACTGGCTGGAGCCGCTCGGCGTGAAGGTCGCGTGGGTCGCCGGAAGCCTGAAGGCGCGCGCGAAGAAGCAGGCGCTGGACGCGATCGCCGCGGGCGAGACGCAGCTCGCCATCGGCACGCATGCGCTCTTCCAGGAAGACGTGCACTTCGCGAAGCTGGGCCTCGCCATCGTCGACGAGCAGCACCGCTTCGGGGTCGGCCAGCGCCTGGCGCTCGCCGCGAAGGGGATCGAGCCCCATCAGCTCATGATGAGCGCGACGCCGATCCCGCGAACGCTCTCGATGAGCTACTACGCCGACCTCGACGTCTCGGTGATCGACGAGATGCCGCCGGGCCGGATGCCGGTGCTCACCAAGCTCGTGGACGACGCGCGGCGCGACGAAGTCGTGCAGCGCGTGCGCGATGCGTGCGCCGAGGGCGCGCAGGCCTACTGGGTCTGCCCGCTCATCGAGGAGAGCGAGGCCCTGCAGCTGAAGACCGCGCTCGAGACCTTCGAGACGTTGAAGACCACCTTCCCCGATCTCGCCGTGGGCCTGGTGCACGGGCGCCTCAAGGGCAGCGAGAAGGCGCAGGTCATGGACGATTTCAAGCAGAAGCGCATCCAGCTCCTCGTGGCCACCACGGTGATCGAGGTGGGCGTGGACGTGCCCAACGCCACGCTGATGGTGATCGAGCACGCCGAGCGCCTGGGCCTCTCGCAGCTGCACCAATTGCGGGGGCGAGTGGGCCGCGGCTCGCAGGAGAGCCTCGCGATCCTCTTGTATCATCGGCCGTTGTCGGAAGCGGCCAGGGCGCGCTTGAAGATCATCTACGAGAACACGGACGGCTTCGAGATCGCGCGCCAGGATCTCCTGATGCGCGGCCCCGGCGAATATCTCGGCGCCCGGCAAAGCGGCGCACCGCTGCTGCGCTTCGCCGACCTCGAGCGCGACGTGGACCTGATCGAGACCGCGCGCGACGTCGCCGACCGCCTCATCGCCGAAGGCTCGCCCGCGGCCGTGAAGCACCTCGAGCGCTGGCTGGGCACGAAGCGCTTCTATCTCAAGGCATGA
- a CDS encoding chorismate--pyruvate lyase family protein: MNRWKRLAPSHADPWRPWLTSRGSLTWRIVERSRGFRVEKIAQRFRIPNEDEYFALGRPTHKRALVREVILHADGQPVVLAHSIAARRDLSGVWRALRGLGNRPLAEMLFTDPLVKRSPIEFSRVDSRHPLWRRARQVFGRTFPALWVRRSLFRKRGRPLMVTEVFLPAMLELRPWT; encoded by the coding sequence ATGAACCGGTGGAAACGCCTCGCCCCTTCGCACGCGGATCCCTGGCGCCCGTGGCTCACGTCGCGCGGTTCTCTCACCTGGCGCATCGTCGAGCGCTCGCGCGGCTTTCGCGTCGAGAAGATCGCGCAGCGCTTCCGCATCCCGAATGAGGACGAGTACTTCGCGCTCGGGCGGCCCACGCACAAGCGCGCGCTGGTGCGCGAAGTGATCCTCCATGCGGATGGACAGCCGGTGGTGCTCGCGCATTCGATCGCCGCGCGCCGCGACCTCTCCGGCGTTTGGCGGGCGCTGCGCGGCCTCGGCAACCGCCCGCTCGCGGAGATGCTGTTCACCGACCCGCTCGTGAAGCGCTCGCCGATCGAATTCTCGCGCGTGGATTCCCGCCATCCGCTGTGGCGCCGGGCCCGCCAGGTGTTCGGCCGCACCTTCCCCGCGCTGTGGGTGAGACGCTCGCTCTTCCGCAAGCGCGGCCGGCCGCTGATGGTGACCGAGGTCTTCCTGCCGGCAATGCTGGAGCTGCGACCGTGGACTTGA
- a CDS encoding glycosyltransferase family 2 protein, producing the protein MDLIVHTVCFNEEAMLPHFLAYYAPQAKKVRIYDNQSTDRSVDIARSYPNVEVSSFDTGGRLSELTLMDIRNRSWKQEQCDCMVVCDIDEFLYPHDLIAFVQRHPDVDVFHPQGYDMVSDDFPIYDGRLITERVQWGSPAENYSKMACFRPARVVDMNFGPGSHLASPVGRGELKVYRAGSGADDLKLLHYKNLGLPYRLRRHQALKPRLGGPEFERFRFGFHYGHDAQVQEAEFSALKSRAVRVLE; encoded by the coding sequence GTGGACTTGATCGTGCACACGGTCTGCTTCAACGAAGAAGCGATGCTTCCGCATTTCCTGGCCTACTACGCGCCGCAGGCCAAGAAGGTGCGCATCTACGACAACCAGTCGACCGACCGCAGCGTCGACATCGCCCGTTCCTACCCGAATGTCGAAGTCTCCAGTTTCGACACGGGCGGTAGATTGTCCGAGCTGACCTTGATGGACATCCGCAACCGAAGCTGGAAACAGGAACAATGCGACTGCATGGTGGTGTGCGACATAGACGAATTTCTGTACCCTCACGATCTCATCGCCTTCGTGCAGCGGCACCCTGACGTGGACGTGTTCCACCCCCAAGGCTACGACATGGTCAGTGACGATTTCCCGATCTACGATGGGCGCCTGATCACCGAGCGCGTTCAATGGGGCAGCCCCGCGGAAAACTATTCGAAGATGGCCTGCTTCCGCCCCGCTCGCGTCGTGGACATGAACTTCGGGCCCGGCTCGCACCTGGCGTCGCCGGTGGGGCGGGGAGAGTTGAAGGTCTATCGAGCGGGGTCCGGCGCGGACGACCTCAAGCTGTTGCACTACAAGAACCTGGGCTTGCCGTATCGCCTGCGGCGCCACCAGGCGTTGAAGCCGCGCCTGGGGGGTCCGGAGTTCGAGAGATTCCGCTTTGGATTCCACTACGGGCACGACGCGCAGGTCCAGGAAGCCGAGTTCTCGGCCTTGAAGTCGCGCGCCGTCCGGGTCCTGGAGTGA
- the ubiA gene encoding 4-hydroxybenzoate octaprenyltransferase, whose amino-acid sequence MKTSAVLARLDAYEKLIRLDKPVGILLLLWPTLWGLWLSASGIPDWRALWIFVVGTVLMRSAGCAINDYADRHFDAAVERTKDRPLATGLIQPWEALAVAAALSLAAFVLVVRLNLLTIVLSVVALLLAASYPFTKRFFAMPQAVLGVAFGFGIPMAFAAQLGRVTALGWALLAAHVLWTIAYDTEYAMVDRNDDVQLGIKTSAILFGKHDVLAVMACYALFLLAMLGIGIWQGYGPFYTGGLLVAAVIAGYHYRLIRDRSREGAFKAFRHNNWLGAAIFAGVLLDQWPR is encoded by the coding sequence GTGAAGACCTCCGCGGTCCTGGCACGGCTCGATGCGTACGAGAAGCTGATCCGCCTCGACAAACCGGTCGGCATCCTGCTGCTGCTGTGGCCCACGCTGTGGGGCCTGTGGCTCTCGGCTTCCGGCATTCCCGACTGGCGCGCGTTGTGGATCTTCGTCGTGGGGACGGTGCTGATGCGCTCCGCCGGCTGCGCCATCAACGACTACGCGGACCGCCACTTCGACGCGGCGGTCGAACGCACGAAGGACCGCCCGCTCGCCACCGGCCTCATCCAGCCGTGGGAAGCGCTGGCGGTCGCCGCGGCGCTTTCGCTCGCGGCCTTCGTCCTCGTGGTGCGCCTTAACCTCCTCACGATCGTGCTCTCCGTCGTGGCGCTGCTCCTCGCCGCGAGCTACCCGTTCACCAAGCGCTTCTTCGCGATGCCCCAGGCCGTGCTCGGCGTCGCCTTCGGGTTCGGCATCCCCATGGCCTTCGCCGCGCAGCTCGGGCGCGTGACGGCGCTGGGCTGGGCGCTGCTCGCGGCCCACGTGCTCTGGACCATCGCCTACGACACCGAATACGCGATGGTCGACCGCAACGACGACGTGCAGCTCGGCATCAAGACCTCGGCGATCCTTTTCGGCAAGCACGACGTCCTCGCGGTCATGGCCTGCTATGCGCTCTTCCTGCTGGCGATGCTCGGCATCGGCATCTGGCAGGGCTACGGGCCGTTCTACACCGGGGGCCTGCTCGTGGCGGCCGTGATCGCCGGCTACCACTATCGGTTGATTCGCGACCGCTCCCGCGAGGGCGCCTTCAAGGCGTTCCGCCACAATAACTGGCTCGGCGCCGCCATCTTCGCCGGCGTCCTCCTCGACCAATGGCCCCGATAG
- a CDS encoding NAD(P)H-dependent oxidoreductase: protein MAPIAIVYAHPYPRRSIAGKALVEAASKLEAVDVRPIYTLYPDFDIDVVAERAALERAKLVVFLHPIYWYSVPGMLKHYFDVVLTKGWAYGEGGGALSGKECLWAVTTGGDDVAYSAQGRHHHPFEHFKAPVEETMRYCGMRWHDPFVVHGSHECGPAALADAAVRFHRHLQDWQAKA from the coding sequence ATGGCCCCGATAGCGATCGTCTACGCCCATCCGTACCCGCGCCGCTCGATCGCGGGCAAGGCGCTCGTCGAGGCGGCGTCGAAGCTCGAAGCCGTGGACGTGCGGCCGATCTACACGCTCTACCCGGACTTCGACATCGACGTGGTCGCCGAGCGCGCGGCCCTCGAGCGTGCGAAGCTCGTCGTCTTCCTGCACCCGATCTACTGGTACTCCGTGCCCGGCATGCTCAAGCACTATTTCGACGTCGTGCTCACGAAGGGCTGGGCCTACGGCGAAGGGGGCGGCGCGCTCTCGGGCAAGGAATGCCTGTGGGCCGTGACCACGGGCGGCGACGACGTGGCCTATTCCGCTCAGGGGCGGCACCACCATCCGTTCGAGCACTTCAAGGCGCCCGTCGAGGAGACGATGCGCTATTGCGGCATGCGTTGGCACGACCCGTTCGTCGTGCACGGCTCGCACGAGTGCGGCCCCGCGGCGCTCGCCGATGCTGCCGTGCGCTTCCACCGGCACCTCCAGGACTGGCAGGCGAAAGCATGA
- the kefC gene encoding glutathione-regulated potassium-efflux system protein KefC, with the protein MKEALIFLAAAVICVPIAKRFGLGAVLGYLIAGAIIGPWGLRLIANVESTLHLAELGVVLLLFVIGLELDPRRLAATRHAVFVGGGIQIGLCGLVLSIGLYAIGIPPVAAAIVGITLALSSTAIAISTMQERNELATPTGQSIFGILLFQDIAALPLIALVPLVSHTPHPSGMSAWERAGIAFVAIAGVIVLGRYLLRPLLRLIARVNLREVFTAFSLLLVIGIALFVQWAGLSPALGGFLAGVLLASSEFRHALESDIEPFKGLLLGLFFIAVGMTIDFGLLMSDPRLVAMLVAGFLALKVGALYVVARLLGITTRQRLLFAILLSQGGEFAFVVFGVAKVARVLSPEWEDLLTIVVALSMAATPLLLVIHDKLIARKVRTEREDDTIDQQAPIIIAGFGRFGQIVGRLLFANGMRAVVLDHDPDQIELLRNFGFPVYYGDASRLDLLRAAGAADAKLLVNAIDNVEDSLALVDRVRANFPNLRIIARARNVSHYFELRLRGVEVVERELFEGSLRTGRRALEAMGVDPFRARDMANAFRQHNVQLMDNMLPHYRDQQRLMSLAKSGREELEEQFRRDREKFEKEHPESWR; encoded by the coding sequence ATGAAAGAGGCCCTGATCTTCCTCGCCGCCGCCGTGATCTGCGTGCCGATCGCGAAGCGCTTCGGGCTGGGCGCCGTGCTGGGCTACCTGATCGCCGGCGCCATCATCGGGCCGTGGGGGCTGCGGCTCATCGCGAACGTGGAATCGACGCTGCATCTCGCGGAGCTGGGCGTGGTGCTGCTGCTCTTCGTGATCGGCCTCGAGCTCGACCCCCGGCGCCTCGCAGCGACGCGCCACGCGGTGTTCGTGGGCGGCGGAATACAGATCGGCCTGTGCGGGCTCGTGCTGTCGATCGGCCTCTACGCGATCGGCATCCCGCCCGTGGCCGCCGCGATCGTGGGAATCACGTTGGCGCTCTCTTCGACGGCGATCGCCATCTCCACGATGCAGGAGCGCAACGAGCTCGCCACGCCGACCGGGCAGTCGATCTTCGGGATCCTCCTCTTCCAGGACATCGCCGCCCTGCCGCTCATCGCGCTCGTGCCGCTGGTGTCGCACACGCCGCATCCGAGCGGCATGTCGGCCTGGGAGCGCGCGGGCATCGCCTTCGTCGCGATCGCGGGAGTCATCGTCCTCGGGCGCTACCTCCTGCGGCCGCTGCTGCGCCTGATCGCGCGCGTGAACCTGCGCGAGGTCTTCACGGCGTTCTCGCTGCTGCTGGTGATCGGGATCGCGCTCTTCGTCCAGTGGGCGGGGCTCTCGCCGGCGCTCGGCGGGTTCCTCGCCGGCGTGCTGCTCGCTAGCTCGGAGTTCCGCCACGCGCTGGAATCGGACATCGAGCCGTTCAAGGGACTCCTGCTGGGCCTGTTCTTCATCGCCGTGGGCATGACGATCGACTTCGGCCTGCTGATGAGCGATCCCCGCCTGGTAGCGATGCTGGTCGCGGGCTTCCTCGCATTGAAGGTCGGCGCGCTGTACGTGGTGGCGCGGCTGCTGGGGATCACGACCCGGCAGCGCCTGCTCTTCGCGATCCTGCTGTCACAGGGCGGCGAATTCGCGTTCGTGGTCTTCGGCGTCGCGAAGGTCGCGCGCGTCCTCTCGCCGGAATGGGAGGACCTGCTCACCATCGTGGTCGCGCTGTCGATGGCCGCCACGCCGTTGCTGCTGGTGATCCACGACAAGCTGATCGCGCGCAAGGTGCGCACCGAGCGCGAGGACGACACGATCGACCAGCAGGCGCCGATCATCATCGCGGGCTTCGGGCGCTTCGGGCAGATCGTGGGCCGCCTGCTCTTCGCCAACGGCATGCGCGCGGTGGTGCTGGACCACGACCCGGACCAGATCGAGCTGCTGCGAAACTTCGGTTTCCCCGTGTACTACGGCGACGCTTCGCGCCTCGACCTGCTGCGCGCCGCGGGCGCCGCGGATGCGAAGCTGCTGGTGAACGCCATCGACAACGTGGAGGACAGCCTGGCGCTGGTGGATCGCGTGCGCGCCAATTTCCCCAACCTGCGCATCATCGCGCGCGCCCGCAATGTCTCGCACTACTTCGAGCTGCGGCTGCGCGGCGTGGAGGTGGTCGAGCGCGAGCTCTTCGAAGGGTCGCTCCGCACGGGGCGGCGTGCGCTCGAGGCGATGGGCGTCGATCCCTTCCGCGCCCGCGACATGGCCAACGCGTTCCGCCAGCACAACGTGCAGCTGATGGACAACATGCTCCCGCACTATCGCGACCAGCAGCGCCTGATGTCGCTCGCGAAGTCGGGCCGCGAGGAGCTGGAGGAGCAGTTCCGCCGCGACCGGGAAAAGTTCGAGAAGGAACACCCCGAGTCCTGGCGGTAG
- a CDS encoding acetyl-CoA C-acyltransferase: MNTHDIFLVPGISTPFARVDGPLRTQDAVALSVPVAKAMAGGCPQGAIDLVIWGTVAPNLGWSNIAREVWIDAGLDRSVPAFSTVMACSTSMVATFEAAGMLGAEHQLAVCGGVESMSRVQIGLTQGLSVWIRRLSQARSFGERVDRFMEIRGSDIKLHIPSVANRATGKSMGEHCEEMAKFWNIARVDQDRIAYESHRRAVAAIASGFFDDLVIPVEGMAKHGIPRADTSPEKLATLKPAFDRTSGKGTITAGNASPLTDGAAGVWVGTAEGVARLPANRPRVKLVDWEIAAVDLFNEGLLMAPAYAIPRLLARHGLSLASIDLWEIHEAFAAQVLCNVAALENETFLREKAKVDAPMGKFPWERWNPNGGSVSIGHPFGATGARILSQAVKELAAMGKGKRAIVSICADGGLGTVALLES; encoded by the coding sequence ATGAACACGCACGACATCTTCCTCGTTCCGGGAATTTCCACACCCTTCGCACGCGTCGACGGCCCGCTTCGCACCCAGGACGCCGTGGCGCTCTCGGTGCCGGTCGCCAAGGCCATGGCCGGCGGCTGCCCGCAGGGCGCCATCGACCTCGTCATCTGGGGCACGGTCGCCCCGAACCTCGGCTGGAGCAACATCGCGCGCGAGGTGTGGATCGACGCCGGGCTCGACCGCTCCGTTCCCGCGTTCTCCACCGTGATGGCCTGCTCCACGAGCATGGTCGCGACGTTCGAAGCGGCCGGGATGCTGGGCGCGGAGCACCAGCTCGCGGTGTGCGGCGGCGTGGAGAGCATGAGCCGCGTGCAGATCGGCCTCACGCAGGGCCTCTCGGTGTGGATCCGCCGCCTCTCGCAGGCGCGCAGCTTCGGCGAGCGCGTGGACCGCTTCATGGAGATCCGCGGCTCCGACATCAAGCTGCACATCCCCAGTGTCGCCAACCGCGCCACCGGCAAGAGCATGGGCGAGCACTGCGAGGAGATGGCGAAGTTCTGGAACATCGCCCGCGTCGACCAGGACCGCATCGCCTACGAATCGCACCGCCGCGCCGTCGCGGCCATCGCCTCGGGCTTCTTCGACGACCTCGTGATTCCCGTCGAGGGCATGGCGAAGCACGGCATCCCGCGCGCCGACACCTCGCCCGAGAAGCTCGCGACGCTCAAGCCCGCGTTCGATCGCACCAGCGGCAAGGGCACGATCACGGCGGGCAATGCATCGCCGCTGACCGACGGCGCAGCCGGTGTGTGGGTCGGCACCGCGGAGGGCGTGGCACGCCTTCCGGCGAACCGGCCGCGCGTGAAGCTCGTCGACTGGGAGATCGCCGCGGTGGATCTCTTCAACGAGGGCCTGCTGATGGCGCCGGCCTACGCGATCCCGCGCTTGCTCGCGCGCCACGGGCTTTCGCTTGCCTCGATCGACCTGTGGGAGATCCATGAGGCCTTCGCAGCGCAGGTGCTTTGCAACGTGGCCGCGCTCGAGAACGAAACCTTCCTGCGCGAAAAGGCGAAGGTGGATGCGCCGATGGGCAAGTTCCCGTGGGAGCGCTGGAATCCGAATGGCGGCAGCGTTTCCATCGGACATCCGTTCGGTGCGACGGGCGCTCGCATCCTCTCGCAGGCGGTGAAGGAGCTCGCGGCGATGGGCAAGGGCAAGCGTGCCATCGTCTCGATCTGCGCCGACGGCGGCCTCGGCACGGTTGCCTTGCTGGAGAGCTGA